Sequence from the Sciurus carolinensis chromosome 1, mSciCar1.2, whole genome shotgun sequence genome:
ctcctccacttcccCACCAGGCCCGCCAGGGTCAGCCGCGCATGTTTTTCTCAATGAACATGACTTCTGGAGTCAAGGTTGTGGGGCCATCCTCCCTCCCGCCCTTGGGCGGTATAAATAACACCAGCAGCTCAGCATAGAGGGccggagagaggggaagaggtaGCAGCAAGTCCCTCACCATGAGCTCCAGCCAACCGGAGGCCTGCCCATGCCAGGGCGCTGCAGGCCGCCCGGCCATCCTGTACGCACTTCTGAGCCCCAGCCTCAGGCCCAGGCCCTCAGTGCCCCCACTCCCAAGCCGCTGCCTGTGCCTGCAGCACCGGCCCGTCCGCCTGTGTGCCCCTCACCGCACCTGCCGGGAGGCCCTGGATGTCCTGGCCAAAACAGTGGCCTTCCTCAGGAACCTGCCGTCCTTCTACCAGCTCCCCCTGGAGGATCAGCGGCGGCTGCTGCAGGGCTGCTGGGGCTCTCTCTTCCTGCTTGGGTTGGCCCAAGACACAGTGACCTTTGAGGTGGCCGAGGCCCCAGTGCCGAGCATACTCAAGAAGATCCTGCTGGAGGAGCCCAGCAGCAGTGCTGGCGGGGGGCAGCTACCGGACAGGCCTCAGCCCTCCCTGGCTGCCGTGCAGTGGCTTCAGTGCTGCCTGGAGTCCTTCTGGAGTCTCAAGCTGGGCCCCAAAGAGTACGCCTACCTGAAAGGAACCATCCTCTTCAACCCAGGTGAGCGCCCAGATGCTCCTGGGAGGGGCCCACCGTGGGATGGGGCCAGGGCCCAGCCAGGGAAGGACCTCCTAAGGGCTTGACAACCATTATCACTTTGGGTCCTTGGTATCATCAAATCACCATCTCACACTGGAGGCACAGAGAAGCTAAGTGACTAACTGAAGGTCCCACAGCCAGGTAGGAGCAGAGCAGGGATGGGAACTCAGGTCTGTTCACTCCAGAGACTGGCCATTGCCACTGTGCCTGAGAAATTTGCTACGTGCCTTAGGAAATGTGGGGTGGGGGACACAGCACAGCTGTGTCTCTCACATCTTCAGGGGCAGACTGCATGGTGAAGTTCTGAAGGTTAAACTCCTGTACGGGTTCAGAAAGACCACAGAGAGGAGAGGAATgaagtggggaggggacagggaggacGCCCTGTGGAATCAGCCGGGAGAGCAACAGATGGAGCACGTTCTTTGTAGTGAGAGAGCATGAGGTGGGAGTTCCCCACCCAATGGCCTTTGTGGCATCCATAATGCATAGCAGCTAATTGTAATAATAGTAGTGAACACTCGTATTACACATACCATATGTTAGGCCCCCATCTAAGGGTTTACATATACCGgctcaggttttttgtttgtttgtttgtttgttttttccagtgcaggggattgaacccaggggtgcttaaccactgggatACACCTCCAGgtcttttgacttttattttgagatggggtcttgctaagttgctt
This genomic interval carries:
- the Nr0b2 gene encoding nuclear receptor subfamily 0 group B member 2 — its product is MSSSQPEACPCQGAAGRPAILYALLSPSLRPRPSVPPLPSRCLCLQHRPVRLCAPHRTCREALDVLAKTVAFLRNLPSFYQLPLEDQRRLLQGCWGSLFLLGLAQDTVTFEVAEAPVPSILKKILLEEPSSSAGGGQLPDRPQPSLAAVQWLQCCLESFWSLKLGPKEYAYLKGTILFNPDVPGLHASSHIGHLQQEAHWALCEVLEPWYPAGQGRLARVLLMASTLKSIPSSLLGDLFFRPIIGDVDITGLLEDMLLLR